CAATAGCCTGACGCCTTATACTGTCGGTGCAGAAGTTGTTCAGCCTCTCTATCGTGGTGGTCGTACCGTTGCTGAAACTGATCGGGCGGAAGCGCGTATCCGTGCGGCACGTGCGGCCCTGCGTTCTTCAGAACAGGATGTGCTGCTGCAGGTTGCAACGGCCTATTTCAACGTTTTGCGTGATACGGCAGTTGTCGAACTTAATCAGAATAACGTCCGCGTGCTTGAACGTCAGCTTGAAGCAACGCGTGACCGCTTCTCGGTTGGTGAAGTGACACGTACCGACGTCTCACAGGCCGAAGCCCGTCTTGCCGGTTCCAAGGCAGACCTGATCTCAGCCCAGGGTAACCTTGCCAATACCCGTGCCCAGTACGAGCGTCTGGTGGGTAACAAGCCTGATAATCTTGAAATTCCGAATCCGCTGTCGGGGCTTCCGACCAGTGTTACGGATGTTCTGGCGATTGCCCAGGAACAGCATCCTGATGTGGTTCAGGCCCAGTATACCGAAGATGCGGCAAAGTCTGACATCCGGCTGAGCGAAGGGTCGCTTTATCCGGAAGTCAATCTGAGTGCCGGTGTGCAGCGCGCTTACGAAGCCTCGCAGGAGGATCTGACCTCGGACAGTGCAGAAATACTCGCACAGGTCACCGTTCCGCTTTATCAGAAAGGTGCGGTTTATTCATCTGTTCGTGCGGCCAAGCAAACAGCCGGTCAGGCCCGGGTTCAGGTTGATGAGGCCCGTCGCGCCGTGATTGAAAATGCAACCAGTTCCTGGGAAACCCTCGTGACGGCACGTGCGAGCATCGAATCCCAGCAGGCGCAGGTATCATCTGCCGAGGTCGCTCTTGATGGAGTGCAGCGCGAAGCTTCTGTTGGTTCGCGTACCGTCCTTGACGTTCTAGATCAGGAACAGGAACTGCTTCAGGCACGTGTGAACCTTGTTGGTTCGCGCCGTGACGCAGCGGTTGCCGAATTCCAGGTCAAGGCGGCGATGGGAGCCTTGAATGCGCAGGTTCTCGGCCTTCCGGTCGAAATTTATGACACTGAATCCAACTATAACAAAGTCAAGGATCAGTGGTGGGGAACGGATTGACCTGATTGCTGACAGGGCCTTTGGGCCCTGTCAGACCTTGGGGAAGGGTCGGTTCGGTAATGAAATCTAGTGCGGAAGATAAAAAATGAGTGACGGGCAACAAGAACCTTCAATGGAGGACATCCTCCAGTCCATCCGCAAGATTCTTGCTGATGAAGGGGATGATGACAAGAAACAGGCCGCTCCTGAACCAGAACCGATGCCGGAACCAGAACCCGAACCGGAAATTGAAGAAGAGATCGACGAGCTCGAACTTGATGAAGAGCCCGAAGAACTTGAATTCGATGAAGAACCGGAAGAGCTTGAGCTTGACGAGCCCGAAGAAGAGCTCGAACTCGACGATATGCTCGATTTCGATGAAACCCCGGAAGAAGACGAATTCGAAGAACCTGAACCCGATCTGATGGATGACTTCGACGAACCGGAACCCGAACCGGCAATGCCGACGGTCTACGAGGACGACGAAGATGACGAGCCGCTGATTTCCCGTGCTACCGAAAACACGGCAACCGGAACCATCTCGGATTTGGCGCAAGCCGTTGCAAAGAAACGTGCCGTCGCCCTTGGCCTTAATGCTGGTCATATCACGCTTGAAGACCTTGTGCGCGATATGCTGCGTCCGTTGCTTAAGGAATGGCTTGACGAAAACCTTCCCTATATGATCGAACGCCTTGTGAAAAAGGAAATCGAGCGGATTGTGAACCGCGCCGAAGACCTGTAGGCGAGCCGAAATATGATTTACAGCGGCGCGCCAACGGTGCGCCGCTTTTTCTTTGTACAGTGATAAAACCCGCAGCGGATCAAAAGACCATGTTGGAGAAGACATATAGCCCGGCCGACGTTGAAGGCAGACTTTACGATAAATGGGAAAAATCGGGGGCGTTTGCCGCCGATCCGGCATCAGGTGCAAATCCCTATGTCATCATGATGCCGCCGCCCAACGTAACCGGCAGCCTCCATATGGGGCATGCACTGACCTTTACGCTTCAGGATATTCTGGTGCGCTATAACCGGATGTCGGGCAAGGATACGCTGTGGCAGCCCGGTACCGACCATGCCGGTATCGCGACACAGATGGTCGTTGAACGCCAGCTTGGCGAACAAAACGTGACGCGTCATGACCTTGGCCGCGAAAAGTTCATCGAAAAAGTCTGGGAATGGAAAGAAAAATCCGGCGGCACTATCACCAATCAGCTTCGCCGTCTGGGCGCATCACCAGATTGGCCACGTGAACGCTTTACCATGGACGATGGTCTGTCGGCTGCTGTTCGCAAGGTATTCGTTACCCTGCACAAACAGGGACTTATTTACCGTGACAAGCGTCTGGTCAACTGGGACCCGAAACTTCTGACCGCGATTTCCGATCTTGAAGTCGTTCAGAAAGAAGTCAAAGGCCATTACTGGCACTTCAAATACCCGATCGAGGGCAAGGAAGGCGAGTTCATCACCGTTGCGACCACGCGTCCGGAAACCATGTTGGGCGATACCGGTGTTGCGGTTCATCCTGATGATGAACGTTACAAGGATCTGATTGGTCAGTATTGCATTCTGCCAATCGTGGGACGCCGAATCAAAATCGTTGCTGATGAATATGCCGATCCTGAAAAGGGATCGGGTGCCGTTAAAATCACGCCAGCGCATGATTTCAACGACTTTGAAGTCGGCAAACGCAATGATCTCGAAAAAATCAACATCATGGATGATCATGCGCGCATCAATGATGACGCGCCGGAAGAATATCGTGGTCTGGATCGGTTCAAGGCACGCGAACTGATCGTTGGCAAAATGGAAGAACTCGGTCTGCTTGAAAAGATCGAAGACACCGTTCACATGGTGCCTTACGGCGACCGTTCAAACGTCGTGATCGAGCCGTACCTGACCGATCAGTGGTTTGTGAATGCCGAAGTTCTGGCCAAACCGGCGACCGAGGCAGTTGAAGACGGTCGTATCAAATTTGTGCCCAAGAACTGGGAAAACACCTATTTTGAATGGATGCGCAATATCCAGCCATGGTGCATATCGCGTCAGCTTTGGTGGGGACATCGCATTCCGGCATGGTTTGGTCCGGACGGTGAAATCTTTGTCGAGGAAACCGAAGAAAAAGCCTTGGCGGCGGCCAAGGCGCATTTCGGCAAGGATGTTGAACTTACCCAGGAAACCGACGTTCTTGATACGTGGTTCTCATCGGCATTATGGCCATTCTCGACCCTTGGCTGGCCGGATAAAACCCCGGAACTGAACAAATACTATCCGGGTGATGTGCTGGTTACCGGTTTTGACATCATCTTCTTCTGGGTTGCCCGCATGATCATGATGGGCATGCATTTCATGGATGGTAAAGTTCCGTTCAAGGATGTCTATATCCATGCGCTGGTCCGTGATGAACATGGTCAGAAGATGTCGAAATCCAAGGGCAACGTGATTGATCCGCTGGAACTGATTGACGAATATGGCTGTGACGCGCTGCGTCTGACCCTGACGGCACTGGCTGCTCAGGGCCGCGATATCAAGCTTGCAGCGTCCCGCGTTGAAGGGTATCGGAACTTCGCGACCAAGCTTTGGAATGCGGCACGTTTCGCTGAAATGAACGAATGCAAACCGGTCGACGGGTTCAATCCTGCCAATGTCAGTTCGACACTGGCACGCTGGATTGTCGGTAAGACCGCCGAGGCGGCAAAAACCGTTTCATCGGGCATCGAAAGCTATCGTTTCAATGATGCCGCGAACGGTGCTTATCAGTTTGTCTGGGGCACTTTCTGCGACTGGTATCTGGAACTGGCAAAACCGGTCCTTATGGGCCAGGACGAAGACGCCAAAGCCGAAATCCGGGCTGTGACTGCATGGGTTGTGGATCAGATTCTTTTGATCCTGCACCCGATCATGCCCTATATCACCGAAGAACTTTGGGAAAAGTCGGCTGATAATCGTGCGACGCTTCTGATGTCGCAGGCTTATCCGAAATTCGACGATGCACTGATTGACCGTGCCGCCGAAGATGAAATCGATCTTGCCATCCGCCTGATCGGTAATATTCGTGGTGTTCGTTCCGAAATGAACGTACCGCCTGCGGCTGAGGTTCCGATCTATCTGGTCGATGCATCCGATGCAATGAAGGCAGCCGTGTCCGCGCAGGAAGCCCAGGTTAAACGTCTGGCACGTGTGGCTGTGGTTGAATTCAAAGGGCAGGGCGATGTTGAAGCCATCGCCAAAGGGGCCATTCAGACCGTCGTTGACGGTGTAACCGTCTTCGTTTCGGTTGCCGATTTCATCAATGTCGTGGCCGAAAAGTCGCGCCTTGAGAAGGAAATCGACGGCAAAACCAAATATATCAAGGGTCAGGAAGGCAAATTGTCGAACGAAAGTTTCGTCAGCCGTGCGCCTGAACATATTGTCGCGACCGAAAAAGCCAAGCTTGAAGAAGCGCGCGATACCCTTGCCAAACTTCAGGAAGCTCACGCCCGCATCGCGGCGATGTAATTCCGGTTGTTGTGATCACGTCAAAGGGCCAGTCCATCGGATTGGCCCTTTTGCGTTTCATTCACTCTGATCTTTGACGAATTTTGAAATTCATCCTCGCCAGAGTTATAGAATCGCATAAATTGGCGACCAACCGTTATCTCGCTATCTGACGCAACTTTATCCCGATGATGGGCCGAACCGTAAAATGCTGATTGAAGAATGCCCTTATATCGAACCGCTTGATGCCTACGGTGCCTTTGCCGGGTTCGCAGACAGTCATTTTCTTGATTCCGGTGACCGGGACCGCTTTGCTTATGTTGTTGCATCGCCGTTGCATAAACTGACTGCCAAGAACGGGCAGGTGAAGCTTGACGGTTTTCCCGTTCCCGGTGATCCGTTCGGGGTTCTTGCCGATCTGATGGCACGCTATCGCGTGGAAGCCGGTCCGGATTTACCCCCGTTTCAGGGCGGGGCTGTCGGTTATTTCGGTTATGAGCTTGCCCAACAGCTCGAAACGCTCCCCCAAGCTCCGCAGGACTGGCTCAACATGCCCGACATAGCGGTTGGCATCTATGACCTTGTCATCGCATTCGATCAGCTTGATCGCCGCATGTGGCTTATTTCGACGGGGATTCCCGAAACATCGCCGACTGCACGGAAAAAACGTGCGGCTGATCGCATCGGGATTATTCGTAAGTACCTTCGGTTTGCACGGCCAATGCTTGAAACGCCCGAAATTCCTCATACGCCAGATATCATGCCGTGGCAGTCGAATTTTGATCGTGTCGGCTACGAAGGTGCCGTGCAGACCGTCGTTGATTACATCCATGCCGGGGATATTTTTCAGGCTAACCTGTCGCAAAGTTTCCGGGCCGAATATGCTTATGATGTCATTCCCAAACGGTTTGACCTTTATCGCCGCCTCAGCCTTGCCAGTCCGGCACCATTCGGGGCTTTCCTGAATTTTGGCGATGTGGCAGTCCTGTCCAATTCGCCCGAGCGGTTTCTGAAGGTCGCGGATGGGCAGGTGGAAACCAGACCGATCAAGGGCACACGCAGGCGCGGGGCCATGCCTGTCGAGGATGCCGAACTCGCACAGGAATTGATGTTATCTGCGAAAGATCGCGCAGAAAATATTATGATTGTTGATCTTCTGCGTAACGATTTATCGAAAGTATGCAAGCCGCATAGCGTAAAGACGCCGCAGATTTGTACGCTTGAGAGTTATGCAAATGTCCATCATTTGGTTTCGACTGTGACCGGGGAATTGCAGGATGGCAAGTCTGCTGTCGATTTGCTAGCAGCCTGTTTCCCGGGCGGTTCGATTACAGGCGCACCAAAAATCCGCGCAATGGAAATCATTACCGAACTTGAAGGATCGACGCGTGGTGCGTATTGCGGAGCAATCGGCTTTATCGGCTTTAATGGCAGCATGGATACCAATATTGCGATCCGAAGCATTTGTGTAAATGGCGGTCGCATGGCGTTCAATGTAGGTGGTGGAATCGTCGCCGATAGCATTCCCGCTGCTGAATATGATGAGACGCTGGTCAAGGCCGCCAAGATATTCGAAGCATTGGGGATCCGGCCCTATGCGGTGTAAGATGGTTGACCTTATGCATTATCATCAACGCACTCATGGACGGATCGGGTTGAAATGATCCTGCTGATCGACAATTACGATTCCTTTGTTTTCAATCTGGCGCGCTATTTCGTGGAGCTTGGACAGAAGGTTGATGTCGTGCGCAATGATCGGATCGATGTTGATGAAGTACGTCGGTTGAATCCCGATGCCATCGTCTTTTCCCCCGGACCATGCGGCCCGGATGAAGCGGGAAACAGTATCGACCTGATTACCAAATTATCCGGCGATTACCCGATGCTGGGGGTCTGCCTGGGGCATCAGTCGATTGCACGGGCATTTGGTGGCGTCGTAAAACGCGCAAATCGGCCGGTACATGGCATGACATCGGCAATTGATCACAATGGTTCGGCACTGTTTAACGGTATCAAATCTCCGCTGACGGTAACGCGCTATCACTCGCTGGTTGTTGATCTTCCGCTGGATGGCACTTTGGTTCAGACCGCGACGGGACCGGACGGCGAAATCATGGCTTTTGCCCATCGGGATCTGCCGATCTTTGGTGTCCAATTCCATCCCGAAGCCGTCTTGACCGAGCAGGGACATGATTTGTTGTCTAACTTCCTTGCCATTGCCGGTGCGACCGTTCCGCGAAAGGCTGCGTCGTGACGAAAGTCTGGCTTAATGGCAATATCATTGGTCAGACGGATGCGCATATTGCCGTCACGGATCGCGGATTGCTGTTGGGAGATGGTTTTTTTGAAACCATGCGGGCCCATAAGGGCAGGGTTGCATGGCTTGAGCGGCATCTTGATCGTTTGACCAGCCATGCCGAATTAATCGGCCTTGATCCGATATTGCTGCCTAATGCCCAAACAGTTGCCGAAGCTATCGCATCGCTTTGTATGGAACTTGGTGGGAATGATGCGGTTATTCGCCTGACCGTTACGCGTGGTAGCGGCCCGCGCGGTTTATTGCCACCCCAAGATTGCCATCCCACGGTTCTTATAACGGCGTCATCCTTTATCAAACCGGCAAAGGATGAGGGATTGATCCTTGCGACGTCAAAACGGGTTCGGCGCAATCCGTGGTCGATTGCAGGCAAGGTCAAAAGCCTTAACTATCTCGACAATATAGCAGCGCGACAGGAAGTCGCCGCTTGTGGCGCGGACGAGGCACTCGTTCTTTCTGTTGATGGTTCTGTCGCGGAAACAACAATCGCCAACCTGTTCGGGATTCGTGACAATACGTTTTATACAGCACCTGCCAATTGCGGAATTCTTGCCGGGTTGGCACGGAAATTCGTCATTGATTGGTGTCGAGATCACGCGGTTGCCGTCCACGAGGCGTCTATCGATCCGAAAGACCTGTTGTCAATGGATTTGGTTTTCGTCTGTAACGCATTGCAGGGAATAAGGTTTGTTCGCTCGATTGATGGCGTTGCTTTTGACTTTGATCAGGCGAAACACGATCACGCTATGCAATTGGTGGGTGATTTTGAAAAATCACTATGCCTTGGTATAGATGTTTAACTAAAATTAACTTCAATCGGGCATTTTCGTTTCCCACGCCTTTTGACGGGAATGCACATGACCGCGTCTTCAACAAAATCGGAACTGACCTTAGCAAGGTTCGTTGAAAACCTGCGCAAACACGGGGCCAATGGCAAGCGGTCGATTGTTGCAATTTTGAATATCCCCGTATCCTTGCGCCTTGAACCGCAGGATTATCAGGATATTTCGCGTGATGCATTTCATCATCTGCCTGAAAAGACCCAAGAATATCGTCTTGAAAACGGTATGGTCGCTTTTATTCGTCCATCCAAATCGTTTGGTGAAACCGATACGTTTTTGACCAGTGTGACCGAAACGCTCAAGGACGTTATCCATCGACAGGGTTTGGGCGACATCCCACAAAGGCTTTGGAACGAATTTTCCTGGCCAGAAGACCGCAAGGCAATGTTTGGTTTGTTGGGGCTTCCTGAAGAAAACCATTTTCCAAACGAAAGCCTGCAACGCTTTGATATGGCCGAAATGCTGCGTTCTGCCATCACTGATGAAGCGGTTTTCGATTCCTGTCGCCGTCAGGCTATTCTGGAATTTCACGACAGCCGTCGCGAAATCCTTGGCCATGAACTTTATTGTTCGCTGGATTATCTGCGTCAGCACCATCTTGCCAGTTTCCTTCTGGAAGGCCCGGGCGAGGTTGAAATCCTGTCGCGCGTGCTTGATGAGAAGGTGATGGATGTCACCAAAAGTCTGGCCCCTCAAATGCTGCCGGATACCTTGCATCTGAATATGATGGTGCAATCGGTATTCAGTGATCGCTTTGCCGAGTTTCTGGGCTCGGAAGACAGTCGTTTTGCTGAAAACTTGGCGATTGAAATCTCGCTTGAAAATGCGATTTCAGATTGGTGGGAGTTCGAAGATGCCTGCAATCTGCTGCATTCTGCTGGCGTGCGTGTGGGGCTTGATCGTATCACCTTACCATCGCTTGAATTCCTGTCGCCTCAAAAGATCAATGTCGATTTCGTCAAGGTGATCTGGGATCAGAACATTATCGGCTCCAAACGGGCTGACGCGACAGACAGGCTTCGCGAATTTGCTTCTGTTTTTGCCGACCGCAACCTGATTCTGACCCGGTGTGACAGTCGCACGGCACTGCGCATGGGCCGAAGCCTTGGTGTGGATGCGTTTCAGGGAAGCTACATCGACGCGCTTTTGGGGAAATACCTGCATAAGGAATGTAAATCGCGTAATACCACTTCGGATCGTAAATGTGCTGTATGTCAGTGGGCACCGCGCGAATTACGCAAAAATGGTTGCGAATTTCATTTCAGGGCTGGAAAAATTCTGGCCGAGATTTGACCTTGTCGCCCTACTACCCGGCAACACAGTGTTTCCACTGACACCCTGTATGGGGGTTTGACAACAATCTTTCCATTTTCTAAAGTGAAGAGGTCTGATCAAGGTGGTCAGGCATGTCGTTGAAACACGGCGCTTATTCTCAGGGCAGGGTGAAATTCCTGACCGGCGGTAATCCTGATTTCAGAGAAGCCCGCGAGCGCCTGCCAAAGCAATTTGGCAGGGTCAGCAGATCCGGTGAGATTCCGGAGCCGACGGTAACAGTCCGGATGGGAGAGGATAAAGCGTGGCGGATAACGGGGGAACCTGTTGTCGTCAGCCTATGACTGGCGTGCGGCTTTGCCGTGCGTGCAGACCTTTCTTTTGATGCCTTGATTCGTAAGCTCCTTAAACGGAGAACCGTTATGAATCAGAGTGTTCATCAGGAACCGGAACTTTCGATCTTTGGCGATCCGATCGCACGTATGGAACGTGCACTTTCGGATTTGCGCAATGGCAAGGGGGTTCTGGTCGTCGATGATGAAGATCGCGAAAATGAAGGCGATCTTATTTTTTCCGCAGAAAATCTGACCAATGAACAGATGGCGATGCTGATCCGCGATTGCAGCGGCATTGTCTGCCTGTGTCTGACCGATGAAATGGCAACTGCACTTGATCTACCGCCGATGGTTGCCAACAACACGTCGAGCATGGGAACCGGTTTTACCGTTTCCATCGAGGCAAAGGTTGGCGTGACCACCGGTGTTTCCGCTGCTGATCGCGTGACTACGGTCAAAACCGCAATTGCCGATGGAGCAAAGCCGGATGACCTTGCCCGTCCGGGGCACGTCTTCCCGCTACGTGCGCGTGCAGGGGGTGTTCTGGAACGTCGCGGTCATACCGAAGGAACGGTTGATCTGATGCGTCTGGCGGGCTTTAAACCGGCAGGTGTTCTTTGCGAAGTCACCAATCCGGACGGCACAATGGCGCGTTTACCGGAACTGATTGCCTACGCACAGCAGCACGACATTGTTGTGATCAGCATCGAAGATATCGTTGCCTATCGCGGCGTTTTACAGCTTGCCGCGGAATAGATATGTCAGACAGGGACCGTCTGGGGGTGAGAGTTTAATCTGACTTTGCGCTTCTTGGGCCCTTGGCGAGCGAGTAGCACGACAAATTTGCGCACTTGGCAAGGCTTGCTTCATGCTTTGCCCAAGCTGAAAGGCAGCAGAGTTTTTCTGCTGCCTTTTGCGTTCGATGACTTTGTCTTGCCGGGCCGCGAACGATCCTTGATCAGTCGTCGATCATGCACCAGACCGGGGTGTGATCCGATGCCTTTTCCTTGGCGCGCGGGTCGCGATCAATATCCGATGCGCTGAGCCGGTCGGCTGCGGCCGGAGTCAACAGCAGGTGATCGATGCGAAGCCCGTTATCCTTGTTCCACGCCCCCGCACGGTAATCCCACCAGCTATATTGGTGGCCCTGCGGATTGAAGGTCCGGAATGCGTCGGTGTAGCCCATATTCATCATGGTTCGCAGTTTTTTGCGTTCCACGGTCGAACATAGAACGGTTTCGTGCAGCTTGATCGGGTCGTAAACATCCGAGTCATCCGGCGCGATGTTGTAGTCACCGCCCATAACGGCGGCGTCGCCACTTTCACGGATTTTCTCAAAACGCTTGATCAGGCGATCCAGGAAGTTCAGCTTATATTCGAATTTCTCCGATCCGACCTCGCTTCCCATCGGGACGTAGATCGATGCCACACGAATCGGACGATTTCCCGATATAGTGGCTTCGATATAGCGTGCCTGTTCGTCGTTGTCATTGCCCGGCAGGCCGCGTTCGACATCTTCAATCGGGAATTTTGACAGGATCGCCACCCCATTATAGGTCTTCTGGCCGTGCAGGGCGATGTTATAGCCAAGATCCTCGATTTCCATAGCCGGGAAGCTGTCATCGACAGTTTTGGTTTCCTGAAGCAGTACAACATCGGGCTTTGCGTCGCCAAGCCATTCAAGGATATTGGGCAGGCGAGCCTTGATCGAGTTGACGTTCCATGTGGCGATTTTCATGCGGGCCTCGATGTTCAGGATGAATTTTGCGGCTTTATGCACAGACATAACAGCATTATGTCCAAACAAAAACGAGGTCCGTGAAACACGAACCCCGCTTTATAAATCGTTTTTCCGACGCGGATCAAACCGAGAAACTGGATCCGCAACCGCACGATGATGTTGCGTTTGGATTATTCACACGAAACGCTGCACCAACCAGTTCGCGGACAAAATCGATTTCCGCACCGCCGAGAAGATCAAGCGATACGTCATCAATCACCATTTTCGCGCCGTGATTTTCGAAAATGTGGTCTTCATCGGTCTTGTCGGAATCAAGCGAGAATTCATACTGAAAACCGCTACACCCGCCACCGGAAACCTGAAGACGCAACATCAGGCCTGACTTTCCATCGCTGGCAATCAGTTCCTGAATACGTTTTGCGGCACTTTCGGTCATCTGGACCTGCCGGGCAGTTTCCGTCATTCGACACTCCTTGATGTGCTATCCCGAAATATTCCAGTTACCGGATATTCACGGGCAACCCAACGGGTATATTGACGATCATGGTGGCAACTTTAACACAGCCTGATCGCGTTCCTTAAGGGTCTATTTAGTGTGCATGGCAGAAATGTCAAAACCTGAGAGCAGGGCCACTAAGCGGTTGCTTGCGTTTTGATGCGAAATGTCCCAAAACAGCCACATCAAAATGGTTGTGATAAACCATGAACGAAATTTGCAAAGACCAAAAGTGATGAATGTTTTCAGCCTGTTGAAAAGCGACATCGAGAACCAGATTCTCGCCCTTGAAAAAGACGGCGTTTTGCCCGCTGGCAGCGATACCGCACGTATCACGGTCGAACCGCCGCGCGATGCCGCTCATGGCGATGCCGCGACCAATGCCGCGATGCTGCTTTCCAAGGCTGCGGGGATGAAGCCACGTGATCTGGCAGAAAAGCTTGCCGAAAAACTCGGCACGCTTGATCATATCGAACAGGTCGAGATCGCCGGGCCCGGCTTCATCAATCTACGAATGGCCGATGATTTCTGGCTGTCACAGATCACCGAAGTGCTTGAAAACGGCAAGACCTATGGCAACAGCAATCTTGGTGCAAACACCAAGATGAATGTCGAATATGTCTCGGCCAATCCGACCGGCCCGATGCATGTCGGCCATTGCCGCGGGGCGGTTGTTGGCGATGTTCTGGCAAATCTGCTGGCCAAGGCCGGTTATGACGTGACCAAGGAATATTACATCAACGATGCCGGTGCGCAGGTCGATGTTCTGGCGCGATCCCTGCATCTGCGTTACCGCGAAGCGCTTGGCGAAACCATTGATGAAATTCCGGCTGGTCTTTATCCGGGCGATTATCTGGTGGCACCGGGCAAAAAGCTTGCGGCACGTGATGGCGATAAATGGGTCAAGGCACCCGAAGAAGACTGGCTGGAAGAGTTCCGAGGTTTTGCGATTGTCGAGATGATGGCATTGATCAAGGAAGATCTGCGTCTTCTGGGCGTTGATCACGACGTCTTTACGTCTGAAGCCGGACTTGTTGCCGCAGGCAAGGTGCAGGCCGCGTTCGAGCATCTGGAGAAAAAGGGCGACATTTAT
The Thalassospira xiamenensis M-5 = DSM 17429 DNA segment above includes these coding regions:
- a CDS encoding valine--tRNA ligase is translated as MLEKTYSPADVEGRLYDKWEKSGAFAADPASGANPYVIMMPPPNVTGSLHMGHALTFTLQDILVRYNRMSGKDTLWQPGTDHAGIATQMVVERQLGEQNVTRHDLGREKFIEKVWEWKEKSGGTITNQLRRLGASPDWPRERFTMDDGLSAAVRKVFVTLHKQGLIYRDKRLVNWDPKLLTAISDLEVVQKEVKGHYWHFKYPIEGKEGEFITVATTRPETMLGDTGVAVHPDDERYKDLIGQYCILPIVGRRIKIVADEYADPEKGSGAVKITPAHDFNDFEVGKRNDLEKINIMDDHARINDDAPEEYRGLDRFKARELIVGKMEELGLLEKIEDTVHMVPYGDRSNVVIEPYLTDQWFVNAEVLAKPATEAVEDGRIKFVPKNWENTYFEWMRNIQPWCISRQLWWGHRIPAWFGPDGEIFVEETEEKALAAAKAHFGKDVELTQETDVLDTWFSSALWPFSTLGWPDKTPELNKYYPGDVLVTGFDIIFFWVARMIMMGMHFMDGKVPFKDVYIHALVRDEHGQKMSKSKGNVIDPLELIDEYGCDALRLTLTALAAQGRDIKLAASRVEGYRNFATKLWNAARFAEMNECKPVDGFNPANVSSTLARWIVGKTAEAAKTVSSGIESYRFNDAANGAYQFVWGTFCDWYLELAKPVLMGQDEDAKAEIRAVTAWVVDQILLILHPIMPYITEELWEKSADNRATLLMSQAYPKFDDALIDRAAEDEIDLAIRLIGNIRGVRSEMNVPPAAEVPIYLVDASDAMKAAVSAQEAQVKRLARVAVVEFKGQGDVEAIAKGAIQTVVDGVTVFVSVADFINVVAEKSRLEKEIDGKTKYIKGQEGKLSNESFVSRAPEHIVATEKAKLEEARDTLAKLQEAHARIAAM
- the pabB gene encoding aminodeoxychorismate synthase component I, with amino-acid sequence MLIEECPYIEPLDAYGAFAGFADSHFLDSGDRDRFAYVVASPLHKLTAKNGQVKLDGFPVPGDPFGVLADLMARYRVEAGPDLPPFQGGAVGYFGYELAQQLETLPQAPQDWLNMPDIAVGIYDLVIAFDQLDRRMWLISTGIPETSPTARKKRAADRIGIIRKYLRFARPMLETPEIPHTPDIMPWQSNFDRVGYEGAVQTVVDYIHAGDIFQANLSQSFRAEYAYDVIPKRFDLYRRLSLASPAPFGAFLNFGDVAVLSNSPERFLKVADGQVETRPIKGTRRRGAMPVEDAELAQELMLSAKDRAENIMIVDLLRNDLSKVCKPHSVKTPQICTLESYANVHHLVSTVTGELQDGKSAVDLLAACFPGGSITGAPKIRAMEIITELEGSTRGAYCGAIGFIGFNGSMDTNIAIRSICVNGGRMAFNVGGGIVADSIPAAEYDETLVKAAKIFEALGIRPYAV
- a CDS encoding aminotransferase class IV, whose translation is MTKVWLNGNIIGQTDAHIAVTDRGLLLGDGFFETMRAHKGRVAWLERHLDRLTSHAELIGLDPILLPNAQTVAEAIASLCMELGGNDAVIRLTVTRGSGPRGLLPPQDCHPTVLITASSFIKPAKDEGLILATSKRVRRNPWSIAGKVKSLNYLDNIAARQEVAACGADEALVLSVDGSVAETTIANLFGIRDNTFYTAPANCGILAGLARKFVIDWCRDHAVAVHEASIDPKDLLSMDLVFVCNALQGIRFVRSIDGVAFDFDQAKHDHAMQLVGDFEKSLCLGIDV
- a CDS encoding anthranilate synthase component II, giving the protein MILLIDNYDSFVFNLARYFVELGQKVDVVRNDRIDVDEVRRLNPDAIVFSPGPCGPDEAGNSIDLITKLSGDYPMLGVCLGHQSIARAFGGVVKRANRPVHGMTSAIDHNGSALFNGIKSPLTVTRYHSLVVDLPLDGTLVQTATGPDGEIMAFAHRDLPIFGVQFHPEAVLTEQGHDLLSNFLAIAGATVPRKAAS
- a CDS encoding TolC family outer membrane protein — translated: MLKRFLLTCSILATGGIVANGASAESLEEALIKAYQSNPTLESGRASLRATDEQVSQALSNWRPNVSLSGEAGFRDLDTDQNGTETDNSLTPYTVGAEVVQPLYRGGRTVAETDRAEARIRAARAALRSSEQDVLLQVATAYFNVLRDTAVVELNQNNVRVLERQLEATRDRFSVGEVTRTDVSQAEARLAGSKADLISAQGNLANTRAQYERLVGNKPDNLEIPNPLSGLPTSVTDVLAIAQEQHPDVVQAQYTEDAAKSDIRLSEGSLYPEVNLSAGVQRAYEASQEDLTSDSAEILAQVTVPLYQKGAVYSSVRAAKQTAGQARVQVDEARRAVIENATSSWETLVTARASIESQQAQVSSAEVALDGVQREASVGSRTVLDVLDQEQELLQARVNLVGSRRDAAVAEFQVKAAMGALNAQVLGLPVEIYDTESNYNKVKDQWWGTD
- a CDS encoding DUF2497 domain-containing protein, whose amino-acid sequence is MEDILQSIRKILADEGDDDKKQAAPEPEPMPEPEPEPEIEEEIDELELDEEPEELEFDEEPEELELDEPEEELELDDMLDFDETPEEDEFEEPEPDLMDDFDEPEPEPAMPTVYEDDEDDEPLISRATENTATGTISDLAQAVAKKRAVALGLNAGHITLEDLVRDMLRPLLKEWLDENLPYMIERLVKKEIERIVNRAEDL
- a CDS encoding EAL domain-containing protein, giving the protein MTASSTKSELTLARFVENLRKHGANGKRSIVAILNIPVSLRLEPQDYQDISRDAFHHLPEKTQEYRLENGMVAFIRPSKSFGETDTFLTSVTETLKDVIHRQGLGDIPQRLWNEFSWPEDRKAMFGLLGLPEENHFPNESLQRFDMAEMLRSAITDEAVFDSCRRQAILEFHDSRREILGHELYCSLDYLRQHHLASFLLEGPGEVEILSRVLDEKVMDVTKSLAPQMLPDTLHLNMMVQSVFSDRFAEFLGSEDSRFAENLAIEISLENAISDWWEFEDACNLLHSAGVRVGLDRITLPSLEFLSPQKINVDFVKVIWDQNIIGSKRADATDRLREFASVFADRNLILTRCDSRTALRMGRSLGVDAFQGSYIDALLGKYLHKECKSRNTTSDRKCAVCQWAPRELRKNGCEFHFRAGKILAEI